AACCAAATGCCTAGCTAGTTATAAACTTCAAACCTTACTAAAAGAAACTTGTATGTATGTGCTAAGTTATGCAATGGCGTGGCCAATCTGGTATGATATTGATATATGCATTATGTTACGAACCTAACTGAATGAGTTTGTGATGCAAGCACCCTCACATGATTAGCCAACAAAGTAGTGAATAAGATTGACAATAATGTGTAATCGCACAATTTGGTCAAGCTGGCTACATTATCAGTACTcgaatttatttatataattccTCTTTATTTATCAATAAGTTTAGAGATTTCCCATTGAGCAAGAAAATCTCCAATTCATACTTTTATAAATTAACTATATCATCTCTTTATTGTTATTGGCTAAACAATTTTTTTGCCTTCGACCACTGTTGTTTAGGCAAAAGGAGTTTGACTATAGCAATCTAAGTTGTCCCCGTAGCTTACTCCCAATATGTCACAATACCTCTTATAGAACCCAATCCTATCAGCCACCTTATCATCGGACCCATGGCCACATTCAAGCCCACCATTGATAATGTTGGTGATTACGCCGTAGCCTGGGACTCGACCAGCAGATGTGTCAGTAGCAGAAGGAGTCCAGCttccaatgatcacattgtgGCTAGATGGCTTGTTTGCTTGTGGggtcatccaaaaccatatggCTGTCTTGAATGAAACGGTGGGGTCTGTGGCTACTAGATCTGGATTGTTTATGAGATCAGCTCCAATGGCATTACCTGCTTGACCATAGTTGTAGTTGCTGATAATAGTCAATGGAATAATCAAACCTCATAGTCAGTCTTTTGATAAACAAAGTTACAAAcctctttgtgtgtgtgtgtgtgtgtgtgtgtgtgtgagagagagagagagagagagagagagattatgtTAGGGacataatgcatttttttttaactattgaCATAATTTGTTGTGATTGACGCAACATCATTTACATCTAAGTCCATTATTGACACTAATTTTACAACCACTAATTAGTATTTatgaaaagtattttttttccctaacttaatgacaaatttataaatttatggttttaaaaacttacTGAGAGAGTTGGATTGGTCCTCGGCCATAATATTGTTGGCCAGATGCACATGGCCAATCTGGTGATGTACAAAGAGTTTGCTTGTCACCTTCGGTAATAAAGCAATATCCCCATGCATATGGGCCATCTGGTGCACTTGGCCACCCtcctacaaataaaaaaaataaaaataaaatttgcaatCAAAATAAAGCcaatatatcaaattaaaataaacagCAAGTAACTTATTATTATGTATGTTACACAGGTTTAGAGTCTGAGTCTAAGTCCATTATACGTGCTATAACCCTAATTGTAATATAGTTTGGTTAGTCTGTTATAAAAACTAAGCCCGTATTTAGTATAACTTTAAACAAGTGTTTTTTATTGGcaagtatatatatttgttcttCTCTTTTTGTGAACATTCATGCTATTAAGCAAATGTTAAGGACAACATTTTTCGCAACTATTAACCTAGTTTATTGTAGTTATCTCTACATCCATattgatataatttatattatgtaCCAACTGCAACAATCAAgtcaatcataaaaaatattgtgtgaATAGACTTTTAATACTGAAACTAAGTAACTAATTAaccttcataaaaaaaaaaaaaaaaggaaactaaTTAACCCGTGGTCTCATGAGAGGTTTGAGCTAAGAAAGCCGCAAGCTCCCTTTTACGTGTAGTGACATCGCCAGTTGTGCCAAAGCCATTGAAAGATTGGGCAGCAGCAATGAAAGCGTTGTAGGTGTAGAATCCATTACTTTTACATCTTGGATCGTTCCTATATTTAAGCATTTGGTCAAAAAGAGACGCGCTGATGAGGCTGCTAACATCACTGCCGCCGCCGCCACTAGGAGTAGTAGGAGATGGAGTTGTAGGAGTAGGGGAACCACCAGAAGAACACTGGCTTTGGCAACCATTTCCACAGTAATCATTTGTGTTGCCACACCATCCATATTGGCTACAACATAGACCATTTGGACATACTGCACCCCCAGCCTGTGTTCCACATTGTTCTGCTGTGGTTCCAAGCAAGTAAGCTAAGGAAAGTAGTATCAAAGAAACGAGCTTCATTTTCTTATCTTTAAGAGTGTAAATGCAGCAATGTGATTTATGGAAAAGAATGGCATGGGTATGTAACTATATATAGGATTGGTGTTACGCGTTTTCCTCTTCTAGTTAAGTCAGAAGGCACAAAATATTCCACAGATAAGCCCAAACAAGAATCAACAAGAACTTGACAGCTCATTTGTTGTGAAATGTCTTGTGCAGTATTACCAAGTCAGAATTGGATGGCCGAGACTGACTTTCATGTTCAAAGAGTCAAAGACCCTGACCGAGACTTTGATAGTGGCTGAAACATGTTATCATGTTAACaatgaaaagtttgaaaaaaagagaagtggCTAGAAGGTGGAAAATTGTCCTCTTCGTCAAGATATGTTAATAATATTCAAGTAGGAAAAAAgttcgagttttttttttttttttgttaaaatatttgatGATGAATTAACGGTTCAGATGATTGATTGGTCAAATGGAAAGTagtacaagttttttttttaatgaatatatatatatatatatattcttggaTGTAGTGAGTGTGGGATGTAACTTTGTGTAATAGTGGAGATAATGGAATGTTATAGAATTTCTTTTTACATGAAATGATGGAGTGATGTTATGTCTTCTTTTGTTTGGTGGAATGTGTGAACCGGTGGAATATTGTATATTGGAATGATACACCACATTCGATGATAGAATGTACATAGTAAGATGTACTATTttgcattatatatatgttCTTAGATGTGGTGAGAATGGAATGTTCTTTTATCTAATAGCGGAGATAATGAAATGTTATGGGATTTCTTTCTATATTAAATGATGGAGTGATGTCTTGTCTTCTTTTATTTGGTGGAATGTGTAATCCGATGGAATATTGTATTGGAATGATACACCATAGTGTACTGGATGTACTATTTTGTAGGAcgcatgttatatatatattgaacagTGGATAAATGAAATATAGCAAATCTACTCTTCTTTATAGCTCTTTGTGTTAACATGGTTTGCACTTGCCCTTGGCTTCATTGCCTGCACTTTTGCCGAAATGGAGCTCTAGCCTCTAGTTGATCAGTTCATTTCAGTTATGGAAAGGAAACATATATGTGGTTGTAGTTCATGCCCTCA
This genomic stretch from Castanea sativa cultivar Marrone di Chiusa Pesio chromosome 1, ASM4071231v1 harbors:
- the LOC142639435 gene encoding endochitinase-like — encoded protein: MKLVSLILLSLAYLLGTTAEQCGTQAGGAVCPNGLCCSQYGWCGNTNDYCGNGCQSQCSSGGSPTPTTPSPTTPSGGGGSDVSSLISASLFDQMLKYRNDPRCKSNGFYTYNAFIAAAQSFNGFGTTGDVTTRKRELAAFLAQTSHETTGGWPSAPDGPYAWGYCFITEGDKQTLCTSPDWPCASGQQYYGRGPIQLSHNYNYGQAGNAIGADLINNPDLVATDPTVSFKTAIWFWMTPQANKPSSHNVIIGSWTPSATDTSAGRVPGYGVITNIINGGLECGHGSDDKVADRIGFYKRYCDILGVSYGDNLDCYSQTPFA